The Anopheles coluzzii chromosome 2, AcolN3, whole genome shotgun sequence genome window below encodes:
- the LOC125906607 gene encoding putative nuclease HARBI1 — translation MDSDSDSEVMLSTNFSLRYILLRKRRNKTNDLWKHRKRNGQYYVLFPELLKQEDKFFQYMRMSKKTFYFILRKIEPFIAKLPTHTPYISPEERLMVTLRFLSTGLPFKSLSFTFCIAHNTIGTIVYETCEAIWKTLNEEFIPFPTTSAFNKVEREFLNKWKFPNCIGAIDGKHVRVKAPSKSGTQYFNYKKYFSLHLQAVADANSKFIAVDVGEYGSRCDSGVFKSSTLYQLIQSNRLNIPPPKPLPGTRQDVPHVLIGDQGYPLKTFLLRPYPDSEDPAKLHFNELLSIARRCVECAFGILVAKWRCLKTELQVTPEHVTLIVQTTCLLHNICMEFKEPLPNPAKNTRASDINYNRANNHSSHQATDLRDYFKNYFFNHID, via the exons atGGATTCGGATTCTGACTCTGAGGTCATGTTGAGTACAAATTTCTCTTTGCGTTACATCTTACTAAGGAAACGGCGCAATAAAACCAACGATCTGTGGAAACATCGTAAGCGAAATGGACAGTACTATGTGTTATTTCCCGAGTTATTGAAACAAGAAGACAAGTTTTTCCAGTATATGAGAATGtcgaaaaaaacattttacttTATATTGAGAAAGATAGAACCTTTCATCGCCAAGTTGCCTACACATACTCCATATATCTCTCCGGAAGAACGATTGATGGTAACTCTCAG ATTTCTTTCTACAGGATTGCCGTTCAAATCACTGTCGTTCACTTTCTGCATCGCTCACAATACGATTGGTACAATTGTTTATGAAACATGTGAAGCAATTTGGAAGACATTGAACGAAGAGTTCATTCCTTTTCCAACAACGTCAGCTTTCAACAAAGTGGAAAGAGAGTTTCTTAACAAATGGAAATTTCCTAATTGCATTGGTGCCATCGATGGCAAACATGTAAGGGTGAAGGCACCGTCAAAATCCGGTACtcaatatttcaattacaagaaatatttttctttgcatttgCAAGCAGTAGCTGATGCCAATAGCAAATTTATAGCCGTTGATGTTGGTGAATATGGGAGTCGTTGTGATAGTGGTGTTTTTAAGTCATCAACGTTGTATCAACTAATACAGTCGAATCGCCTGAATATTCCTCCTCCCAAGCCACTTCCTGGCACTAGACAAGATGTGCCTCACGTGCTCATTGGCGATCAAGGCTACCCATTGAAAACTTTTTTACTGCGTCCCTACCCAGATAGTGAAGATCCAGCCAAACTTCATTTCAATGAATTGTTAAGCATAGCAAGACGTTGCGTTGAATGTGCTTTTGGCATACTAGTCGCTAAATGGCGATGCTTAAAAACAGAATTACAAGTAACTCCAGAGCATGTCACGTTAATAGTCCAAACAACATGTTTGTTACACAATATTTGTATGGAATTTAAAGAACCACTACCAAATCCAGCTAAAAACACAAGGGCTTCAGATATCAATTATAATAGAGCTAACAACCATTCATCTCACCAGGCAACGGATTTAAGAgattatttcaaaaattacTTCTTTAATCACATCGATTGA